Proteins found in one uncultured Desulfuromonas sp. genomic segment:
- a CDS encoding Xaa-Pro peptidase family protein, whose amino-acid sequence MSDRVPVSELSRRLERFRQLMDQHQPDWELAAIFGKINHYYFTGTMQDGVLLIPRDADATYWVRRSFQRATEESAFADIRPMGSFRDAAETFSTMPKTLHVEMELLPLAGFERFKKHFPVEQARPVDGIIARVRAVKSPFELDLMRESGRIHQRVLEQRVPELLKLGISEAEFASQLYPVMVEEGHHGIARFSMFETEILLGQIGFGESSIYPTSFDGPGGNYGMNPAVPLLGSRDRRLKRGDLVFVDIGCGVNGYHTDKTMTYLFGTSATDEMRASHDRCVEIQNEVARRMVPGAIPSQIYTEVIATLDDEFLRNFMGYGDRQARFLAHGIGLYIDEYPVIAKGFDEPLEEGMVMAIEPKRGIEHVGMVGIENTFIVTPSGGECITGDHPGLMDVPCYE is encoded by the coding sequence ATGTCTGATCGTGTTCCCGTCAGTGAACTGTCCCGTCGCCTTGAACGATTTCGCCAACTGATGGACCAGCACCAACCTGACTGGGAGCTGGCCGCTATTTTCGGCAAAATCAACCATTATTACTTTACCGGCACCATGCAGGATGGTGTGTTGCTGATCCCGCGGGATGCCGATGCCACCTACTGGGTGCGGCGCAGTTTTCAACGCGCCACCGAAGAATCCGCTTTTGCCGACATCCGTCCCATGGGCAGTTTCCGTGATGCGGCAGAAACCTTTTCGACCATGCCGAAAACCCTGCATGTGGAGATGGAGCTGTTGCCACTGGCCGGTTTTGAGCGTTTTAAGAAACATTTCCCTGTTGAGCAGGCACGCCCCGTCGATGGCATCATCGCCCGAGTCCGTGCGGTAAAGAGTCCTTTCGAACTTGATCTGATGCGTGAATCCGGTCGCATTCACCAACGCGTCCTTGAACAGCGTGTTCCCGAGCTGCTCAAGCTCGGCATCTCCGAAGCCGAGTTTGCCAGCCAGCTCTATCCAGTGATGGTGGAGGAAGGACACCACGGCATTGCCCGCTTCAGCATGTTTGAAACGGAGATCCTTTTGGGACAAATCGGTTTCGGCGAAAGCTCTATCTATCCAACATCCTTTGACGGCCCCGGTGGCAACTATGGCATGAATCCAGCGGTTCCCCTCCTCGGCAGCCGAGATCGTCGCCTTAAACGGGGCGACTTGGTGTTTGTCGATATTGGCTGCGGCGTGAACGGCTACCATACCGATAAAACCATGACCTACCTGTTTGGCACCAGCGCTACAGATGAAATGCGCGCCAGTCATGACCGGTGTGTGGAGATTCAGAATGAAGTCGCCAGACGCATGGTGCCCGGAGCAATTCCGTCACAGATTTATACCGAGGTTATCGCCACTCTTGACGACGAGTTCCTTCGAAATTTCATGGGCTACGGTGACCGCCAAGCACGGTTTCTCGCCCACGGCATTGGTCTGTACATCGATGAATATCCTGTTATTGCCAAGGGCTTTGACGAGCCACTGGAAGAAGGAATGGTCATGGCCATCGAACCGAAGCGGGGCATTGAGCATGTGGGTATGGTCGGCATTGAAAATACCTTTATTGTCACGCCGTCCGGTGGCGAATGCATCACCGGTGATCATCCCGGACTAATGGACGTTCCCTGTTACGAATAA
- a CDS encoding diguanylate cyclase, translating to MNKKLTQENRQQIHRLVRNHNSELIKQCVGYAQDLISTARDNTLFPTVTRLVHQVDHDFDSDKHSVCEGFEPEFVHWCYNQGLEHADLLRILKFLRDSYLSLCSSVELRAVIRGYFDDLELSMCRLWCQVPALQRQTNPSPLLEAADYPLFYNSHSMMMLINPDDGSIVEANQAACLFYGYNHDQLTQRSLFDLNVDTHLAIQDKINQAYTGATPCYRVRHQLADGEIRTIEVISGPITLSDRTLLYSIIHDINERVQIEDHLRKITTAVEHSPASIIITDRDGHIEYVNQSFTHITGYTAEDVLGENPRVLRARPRPPAETRQMWQTILDGKIWRGLFNNRRKNGEAYWEKAAIAPVLDHQRQISHFVAIKEDITRQKALEEKIWHQAHHDSLTDLPNRVLFYQYLADVVLHAQRQDIGAALMFVDLDCFKEVNDSLGHDYGDLLLQQVAKRLKNSVRQTDQVARIGGDEFTVLLCHTSDNQAILSVAEKILNQLNRPFDLNGHQAQISGSIGIARVCKGHTTETLVRQADHAMFAAKKAGRNQIIMAPPLPESS from the coding sequence TTGAACAAAAAACTGACCCAAGAGAACCGCCAGCAGATTCATCGTCTGGTCCGCAATCACAACTCTGAACTGATCAAGCAATGCGTCGGCTATGCTCAGGACCTGATCAGCACAGCGCGGGACAACACCCTGTTCCCGACGGTGACACGACTCGTCCATCAGGTTGATCACGATTTCGATTCAGACAAGCATTCTGTCTGCGAAGGGTTTGAGCCGGAATTTGTTCACTGGTGCTACAATCAGGGTTTGGAACACGCGGATCTGTTGCGGATTCTCAAATTTTTGCGCGACAGCTATCTGTCGCTGTGTTCTTCAGTGGAACTGCGCGCTGTCATACGCGGCTATTTTGACGACCTTGAACTGTCGATGTGCCGTTTGTGGTGCCAGGTTCCGGCCCTGCAACGGCAAACCAATCCATCGCCACTGCTTGAAGCAGCTGACTATCCACTCTTCTACAACAGTCACTCAATGATGATGCTCATCAATCCCGACGACGGCAGCATTGTCGAAGCCAACCAGGCCGCCTGCCTGTTTTATGGTTACAACCATGACCAGCTGACTCAGCGGTCCCTGTTCGATCTCAATGTCGATACTCACCTGGCGATTCAGGACAAGATCAACCAAGCCTATACCGGTGCCACCCCATGCTACCGGGTCAGACATCAACTGGCCGATGGTGAAATCCGTACGATAGAAGTAATCAGCGGTCCAATCACCCTCTCCGACCGGACCCTGCTCTACTCGATCATTCACGATATCAATGAACGTGTTCAGATTGAAGACCATCTGCGCAAAATCACTACCGCTGTGGAACACAGTCCCGCCTCGATAATCATCACCGACCGCGATGGTCATATTGAATATGTCAATCAGAGCTTCACCCATATCACCGGCTACACTGCCGAAGATGTGCTTGGTGAAAATCCGCGCGTGCTGCGGGCCCGGCCTCGGCCACCGGCGGAAACGCGCCAGATGTGGCAAACCATTCTCGATGGCAAAATCTGGCGGGGTCTGTTCAACAACCGGCGCAAGAACGGTGAAGCCTATTGGGAAAAAGCGGCTATTGCTCCAGTGCTGGACCACCAGCGTCAGATCAGCCATTTTGTCGCTATCAAAGAGGATATTACCCGGCAAAAAGCTCTAGAAGAAAAGATCTGGCACCAGGCCCATCATGATTCACTGACGGACCTGCCCAACCGGGTCTTGTTTTATCAGTATCTCGCAGACGTGGTGCTACACGCCCAACGTCAGGATATTGGTGCAGCACTGATGTTTGTTGACCTGGATTGTTTTAAAGAGGTCAATGATTCTTTGGGACATGACTATGGCGACCTGCTGTTGCAACAGGTGGCTAAACGCCTGAAAAACAGTGTGCGGCAGACGGATCAGGTCGCCCGCATCGGTGGCGATGAATTCACGGTGCTGCTCTGCCATACCAGCGACAATCAGGCAATCCTCAGCGTGGCTGAAAAAATCCTTAATCAGCTCAACCGCCCGTTCGATCTCAACGGTCATCAGGCCCAAATTTCCGGATCAATCGGTATTGCCCGGGTCTGTAAGGGACATACCACGGAAACGTTGGTGCGTCAGGCCGATCATGCCATGTTTGCCGCTAAAAAAGCCGGCCGCAATCAGATCATCATGGCACCGCCTTTGCCTGAGTCCTCCTGA
- a CDS encoding universal stress protein — MDCETIVVNYTHPDRDAEALSTALELAYRHESELLLLHSNGACCKEACQRNYLFSKEELMQQINKANGYGVPVVVKIVDEQSPLEEAIRHLDNHDLLVVGDSHADCFTTRLNNVSANRVCFPSQVEPLAQAV, encoded by the coding sequence ATGGATTGTGAAACAATTGTTGTAAACTACACCCACCCGGACCGAGATGCCGAGGCGCTGAGTACCGCTCTGGAGCTGGCCTATCGTCATGAAAGCGAGCTCCTGTTGCTGCACAGTAACGGTGCATGCTGCAAAGAAGCGTGTCAACGCAACTACCTGTTCAGCAAAGAGGAATTGATGCAGCAGATTAATAAAGCCAACGGTTACGGTGTGCCGGTGGTTGTGAAGATTGTCGATGAGCAAAGTCCTCTCGAAGAGGCGATTCGCCACCTGGACAACCATGATCTTCTGGTTGTTGGCGACAGCCATGCCGATTGCTTCACCACCAGACTGAACAACGTGTCGGCCAACAGGGTGTGCTTCCCGTCGCAGGTGGAGCCACTGGCACAAGCCGTCTGA
- a CDS encoding OFA family MFS transporter: MNNKEMCPYFRKDDEACDVGVEHISSHDVMMIITYCNGRYRECSNYQLLANVQDTCPSKPSLMTPPAIPKETQRAHHKAVRRVPPFSVKWPSTVQLRAMTAQYNESFNYTQENTTMTDQIKNKGLTVVLAATGINLALGILYTWSIFKGAIADSIAAGGPGAFTWDKASINDPYAVACLAFAVSMIIAGKLQQKFGPRLTCIVGGLLVGAGFVWISQTTNYWAWILGFGVMAGMGIGFGYSATTPPALKWFSPAKTGLIAGTVVSGFGLASIYIAPLAKHLLATQGLQQSMLIFGIAFAIVVSLLGLLISNPPEGFVPQGAEVAASAAKSSSVDMTAAQMLKTPKFYILWTCFFIGAGAGLMVIGSAKGLAKASMGEMAFLVVAIMSVGNAAGRLIAGVVSDKVGRANTLTFMLMFQAALMFAAVPVLGGSDSSPILVVLLVSFMVFNYGTNLSLFPSFAKDLWGAKNLGMNYGLLFSAWGVGAFVLVRLSQMMVVKTGSFDLSFEAAGIMLLVGAGLSLTLRAKQAVAEAPQTEAVLDEEYDEEDLLVD, translated from the coding sequence ATGAACAACAAAGAGATGTGTCCCTATTTTCGCAAAGATGACGAAGCCTGTGATGTCGGCGTGGAGCATATTTCCAGCCATGACGTCATGATGATCATCACTTATTGCAACGGACGCTATCGCGAGTGTTCCAACTATCAACTCCTCGCAAACGTACAGGACACCTGCCCGTCCAAGCCGTCGCTGATGACACCACCCGCCATACCGAAGGAAACACAGAGAGCTCATCATAAGGCAGTGCGGAGGGTCCCCCCCTTCAGCGTCAAGTGGCCGAGTACCGTTCAGCTTCGTGCGATGACAGCTCAATACAATGAGAGTTTTAATTACACACAGGAGAACACGACCATGACGGATCAGATCAAAAACAAAGGACTCACCGTGGTGCTTGCCGCGACCGGCATCAACCTCGCCCTGGGAATTCTTTATACCTGGAGTATTTTTAAAGGGGCCATCGCCGACTCCATTGCCGCAGGCGGCCCCGGTGCTTTTACCTGGGATAAAGCTTCAATCAACGATCCCTATGCCGTCGCCTGTCTGGCGTTTGCCGTATCGATGATCATTGCCGGTAAATTGCAGCAGAAGTTTGGTCCACGTCTCACCTGTATTGTCGGTGGTCTGCTGGTTGGTGCGGGCTTTGTGTGGATCTCCCAGACAACCAACTACTGGGCCTGGATCCTCGGTTTTGGCGTCATGGCCGGGATGGGCATTGGATTTGGCTATTCAGCGACGACACCACCGGCCTTAAAGTGGTTCTCCCCGGCCAAGACCGGCCTGATCGCGGGTACGGTTGTGTCCGGCTTCGGGCTGGCGTCCATCTACATCGCGCCGCTGGCCAAACATCTGCTGGCCACCCAGGGGTTACAGCAGTCCATGCTGATTTTCGGGATTGCCTTTGCGATTGTTGTCAGTCTGCTTGGCTTGTTGATCAGTAATCCTCCGGAAGGTTTTGTCCCGCAGGGCGCCGAGGTTGCGGCCAGTGCGGCCAAGAGCAGCAGTGTGGATATGACAGCGGCACAAATGCTCAAAACGCCCAAGTTTTATATCCTGTGGACCTGCTTCTTTATCGGCGCGGGTGCCGGGTTGATGGTGATCGGTAGTGCCAAAGGGCTGGCCAAAGCGTCCATGGGCGAAATGGCCTTTCTTGTCGTGGCCATTATGTCGGTGGGCAATGCCGCCGGTCGTTTAATCGCCGGGGTGGTTTCCGACAAGGTTGGACGCGCCAACACTTTGACCTTTATGCTGATGTTCCAGGCAGCATTGATGTTTGCTGCCGTGCCGGTTCTGGGCGGCAGTGACAGCAGTCCGATTCTGGTTGTGCTGCTGGTCAGTTTTATGGTGTTTAACTACGGCACCAACCTGTCGTTATTCCCGTCATTCGCCAAAGATCTGTGGGGCGCGAAGAATCTCGGCATGAATTACGGTTTGCTGTTCAGTGCCTGGGGCGTCGGCGCCTTTGTCCTGGTGCGGCTGTCTCAGATGATGGTGGTGAAAACCGGCAGTTTTGATCTGTCATTTGAAGCGGCAGGAATCATGCTGTTGGTGGGTGCCGGATTGTCGCTGACCCTGCGTGCCAAGCAGGCCGTGGCAGAGGCGCCGCAAACGGAAGCCGTGCTTGATGAAGAGTACGACGAAGAAGATCTGCTGGTCGATTAA
- a CDS encoding FAD-dependent oxidoreductase: MNTTDVAIIGGSAAGLAAATTLMRRYPEKRISLIRNVTQTVVPCGIPYVYGTLGAVNKNIVPDNQFRDAGVNIITKHVNVIDRDNKVVEFDDGETLGYDKLILSTGSKPFLPPIDGVDLTNVFCIHKDPAHLQTILDALNPAQNVVVIGGGFIGVEMAEQIARMESRPAHIRLVEMLPHCLMTACEEEYCVVAEKELEREGVEVMTNCQVKAIHGDSGVRTVELADGRQLDADVVVIGIGAAPNIELAERSGIACDARGGVKVSRTLQTSDPAIYAAGDCAEKFSFFNGEPSAIRLASIAASEGTIAASNLYADTQRETLGALGAFATKVGTRSIAAAGVTTQAAKQQKLDVVIGEAVASNMHPGSLPNAIADMRVKLIFERQTGRLLGGHVCGGDSSAELANAIAVAVQAQLTANDLSLMQYATHPLLTASPVMYQLMVAAENALIQL, from the coding sequence ATGAATACAACTGATGTGGCGATTATCGGTGGCTCAGCTGCTGGCCTGGCCGCTGCAACCACCCTGATGAGACGTTATCCTGAAAAACGGATCAGCCTGATCCGCAACGTAACTCAAACCGTTGTGCCGTGTGGAATTCCGTATGTGTATGGCACGTTGGGCGCGGTGAATAAAAACATCGTCCCCGATAACCAGTTTCGTGATGCCGGTGTAAATATCATCACCAAACACGTTAACGTGATTGATCGTGATAACAAGGTTGTGGAATTTGATGACGGTGAGACACTTGGCTACGATAAGCTCATTCTCAGTACCGGGTCCAAACCGTTTTTACCGCCGATTGACGGCGTTGATTTAACCAATGTGTTCTGTATCCACAAAGACCCTGCCCACTTGCAGACCATTCTTGATGCCCTTAATCCGGCGCAGAATGTCGTGGTGATCGGTGGCGGATTTATCGGAGTGGAGATGGCCGAGCAGATTGCCCGCATGGAATCGCGCCCTGCCCATATCCGTCTGGTGGAAATGCTTCCTCACTGCCTGATGACGGCCTGTGAGGAGGAGTATTGTGTGGTGGCCGAAAAAGAGCTGGAACGTGAAGGGGTCGAAGTGATGACCAATTGCCAGGTCAAGGCGATTCACGGTGATTCAGGTGTGCGGACCGTTGAGTTGGCTGATGGCCGACAGCTGGATGCCGATGTGGTGGTGATCGGTATCGGTGCGGCACCGAATATTGAGCTGGCCGAGCGTTCAGGTATTGCCTGTGATGCACGGGGCGGTGTCAAGGTGTCACGCACGTTACAAACCAGTGATCCGGCGATCTATGCCGCCGGCGACTGCGCGGAAAAATTCTCGTTTTTCAATGGGGAGCCCAGTGCCATTCGCCTGGCGTCGATTGCCGCATCCGAAGGGACCATCGCTGCGTCCAACCTCTATGCCGACACACAGCGTGAAACACTTGGCGCCTTGGGTGCCTTTGCAACAAAAGTGGGAACGCGCAGTATTGCCGCAGCTGGGGTGACCACCCAAGCCGCTAAGCAGCAGAAACTCGACGTTGTCATCGGCGAAGCCGTGGCCTCCAACATGCATCCCGGTTCACTACCCAATGCCATTGCCGACATGCGTGTGAAACTGATTTTTGAGCGTCAAACCGGTCGCTTACTCGGTGGCCATGTTTGCGGTGGTGACAGTTCCGCCGAGTTGGCCAACGCCATTGCTGTGGCGGTTCAGGCGCAACTGACTGCGAATGACCTGTCCCTCATGCAGTACGCGACCCACCCATTGCTGACCGCATCACCGGTGATGTATCAACTGATGGTCGCGGCGGAAAATGCCCTGATTCAGCTGTAA
- a CDS encoding transcriptional repressor gives MEALDQFKQFLQQRGLKFTRERDRIFQAIVDFEKPFDVDGLLFHLKQHEVKTSKATIYRTLQLLLESGLLRTISLSPSDHRSNLYSLCGKFRAYDHLVCTGCGKVTDVEKKQICDSCRLVTEERGYQLESHSLRIFALCPDCQKKGLRVC, from the coding sequence ATGGAAGCTCTTGATCAGTTTAAACAATTTTTGCAACAGCGCGGGCTGAAGTTTACCCGTGAACGCGACAGGATTTTTCAGGCGATAGTCGACTTTGAGAAGCCCTTTGATGTCGACGGACTGCTGTTTCATCTCAAGCAGCACGAGGTGAAAACGTCCAAAGCCACTATTTACCGGACGTTGCAGTTGCTGCTTGAATCGGGATTGCTGCGGACCATCAGCCTGTCGCCCTCGGATCATCGCAGCAATTTATACAGTTTATGCGGAAAATTTCGCGCTTACGATCATTTGGTCTGCACCGGTTGCGGTAAAGTGACCGATGTTGAAAAAAAGCAGATTTGCGACAGTTGCCGCCTCGTTACAGAAGAGCGCGGCTATCAGTTGGAATCGCACAGTTTACGCATCTTTGCCCTGTGTCCGGACTGTCAGAAAAAAGGACTGAGAGTCTGTTAG
- a CDS encoding DUF2238 domain-containing protein, which produces MFQRLLLISYAIIWLLLAIQPRYRDDWLLENLLVFAALPVLFWLHRRRPFSKSAAGLLWIFFVLHAIGAHYTYAQMPWLNALADHFSWQRNHYDRLVHFLFGLLLFRPLQEQLAATFHRSTPRLVVTLLILFSASGVYEIVEWLATEWTHPELGIAFLGTQGDQWDAQKDMVLAHLGALLAAWIELHRYEKKAA; this is translated from the coding sequence ATGTTTCAACGACTTTTGTTGATCAGTTATGCGATCATCTGGCTGCTTCTGGCCATCCAGCCACGCTATCGCGACGATTGGTTGCTGGAAAATCTCCTGGTGTTTGCGGCTCTGCCGGTTCTGTTCTGGCTCCATCGCCGCCGACCCTTCTCCAAGAGTGCCGCCGGACTGCTCTGGATTTTTTTTGTCCTCCATGCTATCGGCGCCCACTACACCTACGCACAGATGCCCTGGCTCAACGCGCTGGCTGATCATTTCAGTTGGCAGCGCAACCATTATGATCGGCTGGTTCATTTTTTGTTTGGTCTGTTGCTGTTTCGCCCCCTACAGGAACAACTGGCTGCAACATTCCATCGGTCAACACCGCGGCTGGTGGTCACACTGTTGATTCTGTTCAGCGCTTCTGGAGTCTATGAGATTGTCGAATGGCTGGCCACGGAATGGACCCATCCGGAATTGGGGATTGCGTTTCTCGGTACACAAGGGGATCAATGGGATGCGCAGAAGGACATGGTTCTCGCCCATCTCGGCGCGCTGCTGGCTGCCTGGATTGAGCTCCACCGTTATGAAAAAAAGGCCGCCTGA
- a CDS encoding EAL domain-containing protein — MVVNTFKVSLLWRFLLVSCLPMFIVGLFSVTFILDSTRDQLDHQLIQKAENIRTAIQFIIDKPESTLRHMTTGLSTYDFRSDVGLNNRLQSVVNRSEIIEAIFILDHRDIVLYAGLPNALETQRQTFVGYDLSNSDEVKHSKAQRSISWSSVVSSIVTGEPAVALCQPFHQYQLFAYLNLNRLTALTSHLPTDSTAEIAVIGRNGRVLFSSGGPQISQHSDLSAMEPVQKGLRGVEGRYNYLWNGDEYIGNVLIIPETGWLVLVAQPKHQAYAEISYLQKLFFFGGVSCIVLSLLVAFAVARRLSQPMTQLETCVKEMARGKWDTSVDVSGFAEAKALAKHVRVLGRAIQERETELSRERDRFQALFDNVNDAVFMCEIDENQKVGNFVEVNGVASDQLGYSRAEFLQMTPMDIDSAIDSSALRDHIRYISMEGDQLVPGLVETTMVTKQGRKVPFEINLQPLHLDDQQMLVCVARNITDRKQAQRALNALVTSTVGSTGKSCFEKILRELCLYFEMDGALIGVLNDGGHVECLSKLFLGYYRDDYSYPLAGTPCEKVLRNEVCFYPSGVRELFPENVDFKQMGIESYFGVPLVNSEQKVVGVLNGFSRQRMHLPPDAREVLSIVAARAATELERLKTDEALAEHREQLSYLAFHDPLTQLPNRLRFTEVLETSVGEAVGHGQYLSLLFIDLDRFKNINDSLGHSIGDKLLQAVARRAGGLIAADDLLARLGGDEFAILMFNCVTPVVGADTAQRVIDALSQPFQIDDYSLHVSASIGITVAPVDAREPDELIKCADIAMFKAKDAGRNTYKFYERSMNLKTHELLLLENDLRHALSRDQLELYYQPQQDLQSNCIVGFEALLRWNHPERGLVSPLEFIPLAEETGLIVSMGEWILRSACRQIRIWNEEHGRQLRVAVNISARQFHHYDLVHCVEKVLEQTGVPTQWLELEITESLLMYDIQSSIDTMMRLKKLGVRLAIDDFGTGYSSLSYLKKFPICSLKIDKSFVDDLLTDASDAAIAESTLALAGKMDLMVVAEGIEQQEQLDYLQQRGCQFGQGYLISRPLPVAQCSQFCRERFTDDCRQSPPDKR; from the coding sequence ATGGTTGTCAATACGTTTAAAGTATCACTGCTGTGGCGCTTTCTTCTGGTGTCCTGCCTGCCCATGTTTATTGTGGGCTTGTTCAGCGTGACCTTTATCCTCGACAGCACCCGCGATCAGCTTGATCATCAGCTTATACAAAAGGCTGAAAACATTCGTACCGCCATTCAATTTATCATCGACAAGCCCGAATCCACCCTGCGTCACATGACCACCGGATTATCCACCTACGATTTTCGTAGTGATGTCGGATTGAATAATCGTTTACAAAGTGTCGTCAACCGTTCGGAAATTATCGAGGCGATTTTTATTCTCGATCATCGCGATATTGTTTTGTATGCCGGCTTGCCCAATGCCCTGGAGACGCAACGACAAACCTTTGTCGGTTACGATTTGTCCAACAGTGACGAAGTAAAACACAGTAAGGCGCAACGCAGCATCTCCTGGTCGAGTGTGGTGTCGTCGATTGTCACCGGGGAACCCGCAGTGGCACTGTGTCAGCCGTTTCATCAGTATCAGCTGTTTGCCTACCTCAATCTCAACCGTCTCACTGCGCTCACCAGTCATCTGCCCACGGATTCCACCGCTGAGATTGCCGTGATTGGCCGCAATGGCCGGGTGTTGTTCAGCAGTGGTGGCCCACAGATATCCCAGCACAGTGATTTGAGTGCCATGGAGCCGGTGCAGAAGGGATTACGGGGCGTTGAAGGACGCTACAACTATTTATGGAACGGTGATGAATATATCGGCAATGTGCTGATTATTCCCGAGACCGGCTGGCTGGTGTTGGTGGCGCAGCCGAAACACCAGGCCTATGCCGAGATCAGTTATCTGCAGAAACTGTTTTTTTTCGGTGGTGTCAGCTGTATTGTCCTCTCTTTGCTGGTGGCATTTGCCGTGGCCCGTCGCCTGTCTCAACCGATGACGCAACTCGAAACCTGTGTCAAGGAGATGGCTCGCGGCAAGTGGGATACCTCGGTGGATGTCAGCGGCTTTGCCGAGGCTAAAGCCCTGGCAAAGCATGTTCGTGTCTTGGGCCGGGCTATTCAAGAGCGCGAAACGGAATTATCCCGTGAGCGCGACCGTTTTCAGGCGTTGTTTGACAACGTCAACGATGCGGTGTTCATGTGCGAGATTGATGAGAACCAGAAGGTTGGCAACTTTGTCGAGGTTAATGGTGTTGCCAGCGATCAACTCGGCTATTCGCGCGCTGAATTTCTGCAGATGACGCCGATGGATATCGACAGCGCCATCGACAGTTCTGCGCTGCGCGACCATATTCGTTACATTTCAATGGAGGGTGATCAGCTCGTTCCCGGTTTGGTTGAAACGACCATGGTAACAAAACAGGGGCGTAAAGTGCCTTTTGAGATCAATCTGCAGCCGTTACATTTGGATGATCAACAGATGTTGGTGTGCGTGGCACGCAATATCACCGATCGCAAACAGGCTCAGCGTGCTCTTAACGCTCTGGTGACCAGTACGGTTGGCTCAACGGGAAAATCATGCTTTGAGAAGATTCTTCGGGAATTGTGCCTCTATTTTGAGATGGATGGCGCTCTTATCGGTGTCCTCAACGACGGCGGCCATGTCGAATGCCTTTCAAAGCTGTTTCTCGGTTATTATCGCGATGACTACTCCTATCCGTTAGCGGGTACGCCGTGCGAGAAGGTGCTGCGCAATGAGGTGTGCTTTTATCCGTCCGGGGTACGTGAACTGTTTCCCGAGAATGTTGATTTCAAGCAGATGGGTATTGAGAGTTACTTTGGCGTTCCATTGGTCAATTCCGAGCAGAAAGTGGTTGGTGTGCTTAATGGCTTTTCTCGCCAACGCATGCATCTGCCACCGGATGCCCGCGAGGTTTTGTCCATTGTTGCAGCGCGTGCCGCCACCGAGCTGGAGCGTCTCAAGACGGACGAAGCTCTGGCCGAACACCGTGAGCAACTCAGTTATCTGGCATTTCACGATCCTCTGACTCAGTTGCCCAACCGATTACGTTTTACCGAAGTGCTCGAAACCTCCGTTGGCGAAGCTGTCGGGCATGGTCAGTATCTGAGTCTGTTGTTTATTGACCTTGACCGGTTTAAGAATATCAACGATTCCCTTGGCCACAGCATCGGCGACAAGCTGCTTCAGGCTGTGGCGCGTCGTGCCGGGGGACTGATTGCCGCAGATGATCTTCTTGCTCGGCTGGGCGGCGATGAATTCGCTATCCTGATGTTTAACTGTGTGACACCGGTCGTCGGGGCCGACACGGCTCAACGCGTGATCGACGCGCTGTCGCAACCGTTTCAGATCGATGATTATTCGCTACATGTCTCCGCCAGTATCGGCATTACCGTGGCGCCGGTGGATGCCCGCGAACCGGATGAATTGATCAAATGCGCGGATATCGCCATGTTCAAGGCCAAAGATGCCGGTCGCAATACCTATAAATTTTATGAGCGCAGTATGAACCTGAAAACCCACGAACTGCTGCTGCTGGAGAACGATCTGCGTCATGCCCTGAGCCGTGACCAGTTGGAGTTGTACTACCAACCGCAACAGGATCTGCAGAGTAACTGCATTGTCGGTTTTGAGGCGTTGTTGCGCTGGAATCATCCGGAACGCGGTTTGGTGTCGCCGTTGGAGTTTATCCCCTTGGCCGAGGAGACCGGACTGATTGTGTCGATGGGAGAATGGATTCTGCGCAGTGCCTGTCGGCAGATCCGGATATGGAATGAAGAACATGGGCGTCAGCTGCGGGTGGCGGTGAATATCTCAGCGCGTCAGTTCCACCATTACGATCTGGTTCACTGTGTTGAAAAGGTTCTTGAGCAGACCGGCGTGCCGACGCAGTGGCTTGAGCTGGAGATTACCGAGAGCCTGTTGATGTACGATATCCAGTCGTCGATTGACACCATGATGCGGCTTAAGAAACTGGGCGTTCGACTGGCGATCGATGATTTCGGCACCGGCTATTCGTCCCTGAGTTATCTCAAAAAGTTTCCCATTTGCAGTCTTAAGATCGATAAATCCTTTGTCGACGATCTGCTCACCGACGCCAGTGATGCGGCCATTGCCGAGTCGACCTTGGCGCTGGCCGGCAAAATGGACCTGATGGTTGTGGCTGAAGGCATTGAACAGCAGGAGCAGCTCGATTATTTGCAGCAGCGTGGCTGTCAGTTCGGTCAGGGTTATCTCATCAGTCGGCCTCTGCCGGTGGCGCAGTGCAGTCAGTTTTGCCGCGAGCGTTTCACCGATGACTGTCGCCAATCCCCGCCGGACAAGCGCTGA